The genomic interval AACGGGCGATGGCGCCCGTGCGCAGGTAATCGCCGAAGGCGAACCCGCCTGGGATAATGATGGCGTCACAGTTTTCCAGGTCGGCAGAGTCGTGCCAGAGGTAGGTGACCGGCTGTTGTGCGACCGCGCCCACCGCGTACCACGCGTCGTGTTCGCAATTGGAGCCGGGGAAGACCACCACGCCGAACTTCATCGCCGCTTGTCCTCAGTGGCGGCTGCCACACTGCAGTTTACCATCGGCTGCCAAGTGCACCTGGGCAGGAGAGGTCAAGGGCACGGCCGCGCCGTGCCCCTTGGGGCAAGGTCTAGAGCGGTACCTCGAATTCTCCCGGCGGCAGAGGCATAGCGGTAGGAGCCGGGGCCGAGTGGAAGAAAAACACGCGGTCGCGTTCGCCCTTGATGGACTGGAGCTTCTTCCACTGCTCCACCGTCAGCACCCGGCGGATGGCAAGCATCATCATGGTGTTGGCCTTTTCCAGTTGGCCGCGTGCCGCCACCACGCGATCGATCTGCGCGCCCACCTGCCCTTCGTCGGGCTGGTCGGCTTCCACCAGCGGCTGCAGCTTGGTCTCTTCGCGCTCGAGATTGGCGCGCAAATCGATCAGCTTCAGCCGGTGCTCGAGGAAGGTCTGCTCGATCTCCTTGATCTGCGTTTCGCTGAGCTTCAGCTCCGCGGCGACCTTGGAGTCCTTCCACCACTTGCCCAGACCGTGCGGATGCGGATGCCCCGGGGGCGCCGGCGGTGCCGGAGTGCGCATTCGCGGATGCCACTCCGCTGCCGGAGGAGCGGTCGGGGCCGGTTTGGCGGCCGGCGTAGGACCTTGTTGGGCAGCCATCAGGGGTGCCGCGAGAGCGAGACCGAGTAGGACTGGGGCGAGCTTCATGATGTTCTCTCCTGTGTGACTACGGTTTGGCGTTCTGAGACTGCGCCGATTGCTCCATTTCCTGCGCCAGCAGCACCGCCGGGTCCAGCGCCTTCGGCACGCGGCGCCGGGTGGCGTTTTCCACCCCCAACAGCAGATCGTGATCGGGATCATAGGCGGTTTGCGGCAGCGGAGGCTGGGACTGTGTGAGCAGTAGCGTAGCCAGCATCACCACGGCCAGGGCGCCGGCCCAGGCCAGACGAAGGGAGGCGGCACGGCCCTGCTGCGTGATGCGCTCCCCGATTCGGGCTCGCTGTCGAGCCCAATATGCCGCGGGG from Terriglobales bacterium carries:
- a CDS encoding Spy/CpxP family protein refolding chaperone, with product MRTPAPPAPPGHPHPHGLGKWWKDSKVAAELKLSETQIKEIEQTFLEHRLKLIDLRANLEREETKLQPLVEADQPDEGQVGAQIDRVVAARGQLEKANTMMMLAIRRVLTVEQWKKLQSIKGERDRVFFFHSAPAPTAMPLPPGEFEVPL